The window GCGACCCGCCCCCGGTGCGCCGTGCCGAAGAAGGCCGAGAAGCGGGAGCAGGTGTCGATCGCACCGCCCCAGGCGTGGCTGAAGCGCACGCCCTCCAGCTGCGGGAAACAGGTGAAGAAGTGCCCGGCGAGCTTCGCGTAGGTCTCGGGCCGGTCGTCGTACTCGGCGCGCACCCGGCCGCCGTACGGGTAGACCGCGTCGTAGCCGCCCCACAGGATCCGGTTGTCGGCGGACAGCCGGAAGTAGTGGAACTGGTTCGCCGAGTCCCCGAGGCCCTGCCGGTTCTTCCAGCCGATCGAGGCGAGCTGGCCGGCGGTCAGCGGCTCGGTCATCAGCGCGTAGTCGTAGACCGGGACGGTGTACGGGCGCACGCGCCTGACCAGGTTCGGGAAGATGTTCGTGCCGAGGGCGACCCGGCGGGCGCGCACACTGCCGTACGGCGTGCGCACGGCCATACCGGCGCCGTACGGCTTCAGGCCGAGCGCGGGCGTGTTCTCGTACACGCGGACACCCAGCTCGACGCAGGCACGCTTGAGGCCCCAGACGAGCTTGGCGGGGTTGAGCAAAGCGACGCCCCGGCGGTCGTGCAGGCCGGCGAGGAAGGTCGGTGAGTCGACCTGTTCCCGTACGGCTTCGGCGTCCAGGTACTCGACGCCGTCGGCCAGGCCCCGGCCCTTCAACTCCTCGTGCCACTCGCGCAGTTCGGCCGCCTGGTACGGCTCGGTGGCGACGTCGATCTCGCCGGTGCGCTCGAAGTCGCAGTCGAGGGAGTAGCGGGCGACGGCCGCCTCGATGGCGTCGAGGTTGCGGGCGCCCAGCTCCTCCAGCCGGTGGATCTCGTCGGGCCAGCGGGTCAGGCCGTTGGCGAGACCGTGGGTGACGGAGGCCGCGCAGAAGCCGCCGTTGCGGCCCGAGGCGGCCCAGCCCGCCTCGCGGCCCTCGACCAGGACCACCTCGCGGCCGGGGTCGCGCTCCTTGGCGAGAAGCGCGGTCCACAGTCCGCTGTAGCCGCCGCCCACGACGAGCAGGTCGCAGGTCTCGGCGGTGGTGAGGGCGGGCTCGGGACGCGGCCTGCCGGGGTCGTCCAGCCAGTACGAGACCGGCTGGGCGTCCGAAAGCGACTTCGCCCAGTTCTTGTCACGGCTCATGGCGCTTGGGGCCATGATTTCAACTCCCTACGACTGCTGCTTTCCTGGTTTCCTTGTGCCGCTATGCCTTTTGGCGGTTCCTGCGGTTGCCGATGACCATTCCGGCCAGCACGAACAGTACGGCGACGATGAACATGGCCGTACCGATGACGTTGATCTGAACGGGTGTGCCGCGCTGCGCCGAGCCCCAGACGAACATGGGGAACGTGACCGTCGAACCGGCGTTGAAATTGGTGATGATGAAGTCGTCGAAGGAGAGCGCGAACGCGAGCAGCGCTCCCGCGGCGATTCCGGGAGCCGCGATGGGCAGGGTGACGCGGACGAAGGTCTGCACGGGACCCGCGTACAGGTCCTGCGCCGCCTGTTCCAGGCGCGGGTCCATCGACATCACGCGCGCCTTGACGGCGGTGACCACGAAGCTCAGACAGAACATGATGTGCGCGATCAGGATCGTCCAGAAGCCCAGCTGCGCGCCCAGGTTGAGGAAGAGCGTGAGCAGCGAGGCCGCCATGACGACCTCGGGCATCGCCATCGGAAGGAAGATCAGCGAGTTCACGGCGCCGCGCGCGCGGAAGCGGTAGCGGACCAGCGCGAAGGCGATCATCGTGCCGAGGACGGTGGCGCCCAGCGTCGCCCAGCCGGCGATCTGCAGGCTCAGCGAGAGCGAGCCGCACAGGTCGGCGACCCCGCAGGGATCGGTCCAGGCGTCCGTGGAGAACTGCTGCCATTCGTAGTTGAAGCGCCCCTTCGGATTGTTGAAGGAGAACACCGTGACGACGATGTTCGGCAGCAGCAGATAACCGAGCGTCAGCAGACCGGCGATGACGACGAGACGGCTTTTCAACCAGCGCAAGAGGGCCATCTAGACCAGATCCTCCGTCCCGGACTTACGGATGTAGAGCGTGACGATGGCGAGGATTCCCGCCATGAGAATGAAGGAGAGGGCGGCGGCCGTCGGATAGTCGAGAATGCGCAGGAACTGCGTCTGGATGACGTTTCCGACCATGCGGGTGTCCGTGGAGCCGAGCAGGTCGGCGTTCACGTAGTCGCCGCTCGCCGGAATGAAGGTGAGCAGCGTCCCGGAGACGACACCGGGCATCGACAGCGGGAACGTCACCTTGCGGAAGGTCGTGAAGGGCTTCGCGTACAGGTCGCCCGCCGCCTCGTGCAGCCGCCCGTCGATGCGCTCCAGGGAGGTGTAGAGCGGCAGGATCATGAACGGCAGGAAGTTGTACGTGAGACCGCAGACCACCGCGAGCGGGGTCGCCAGCACCCGGTCCCCCGCCGTGACGCCGAGCCAGCTCGTGACGTCCAGGACGTGCAGCGAGTTGAGGGCGCCGACGACCGGGCCGCCGTCCGCGAGGATCGTCTTCCAGGCCAGCGTACGGATCAGGAAGCTGGTGAAGAACGGCGCGATCACCAGAATCAGGATGAGGTTGCGCCAGCGGCCCGCACGGAACGCGATCAGATACGCGAGCGGGTAACCGAGCAGCAGGCACAGGATCGTGGCGGTGCCGGCGTACGCGATGGAGCGCAGGAACTGCGGCCAGTAGTCGGCCACCGCGTCCCAGTAGGTCGCGAAGTGCCAGGTGACCTTGTAGCCCTCCTCCAGGGAGCCCGTCTGCACGGACGTGGAGGCCTGGTAGACCATGGGCAGGGCGAAGAAGACGACCAGCCACAGGAGGCCGGGGAGCAGCAGCCAGTACGGGGTGAGGCGGCCTCTCCTGCGAGGCGGGCGCTCCTTCGGTGCGGGGGCCGGCGCCAGGGGTGGCGCGTCGGTGACGGTCGTCATCAGGCCGCCTCTTCCTCGACCGTTTCGATACCGGCGTCGATGTCCTGAGCGGCGTCCAGACCGAAGGTGTGCGCGGGGTTCCAGTGCAGGACCACCTCGGCGCCGGGCACGAGCCGTGCGTCGCGGTCGATGTTCTGGGCGTAGACCTCGAACTCCGGGCAGACCGGGCTGTCGATGACGTACTGCGTGGAGACTCCGATGAAGCTGGAGTCGGCGATCGTGCCGGTGATGCGGTTGCGGCCCGCCGGGATCTCGCCCGCGGCGTCGGCGTGCGTGAGCGAGATCTTCTCGGGACGTACGCCCACCAGGACCTTGCCGCCGGTCGTCGTGGGCGCGGAACACCGGGCCGCGGGCAGGACGAGCTTGCCGCCGCCCGCCTTGAGGACGATCTCGTCGCCGCTCCTGCTGTCGACCTCGGCCTCGATGAGGTTGGAGGTGCCGAGGAAGTTGGCGACGAACGTGGTGTGCGGGTTCTCGTAGAGGTCGGCGGGCGAGCCGAGCTGTTCGACGCGGCCCGCGTTCATCACGGCGACCGTGTCGGCCATCGTCATGGCCTCCTCCTGGTCGTGCGTGACGTGGACGAAGGTGATGCCGACCTCGGTCTGGATGCGCTTGAGCTCCAGCTGCATCTGGCGGCGCAGCTTGAGGTCGAGGGCGCCGAGGGGCTCGTCGAGGAGGAGCACCTTGGGGGTGTTGATCAGCGCGCGGGCGACGGCCACGCGCTGCTGCTGGCCGCCGGAGAGCTGGTGGGGCTTCTTGCGGGCCTGCTCACCGAGCTGGACCAGGTCGAGCATGTCCCCGACCTGCTTCTTCACCGACTTGATGCCGCGCCGGCGCAGACCGAAGGCGACGTTCTCGAAGATGTCCAGGTGCGGGAAGAGGGCGTACGACTGGAAGACGGTGTTCACGGGCCGCTTGTACGGCGGCAGGTTCGTGACGTCCTGGTCGCCGAGCGAGACCGAGCCGGAGGAAGGTTCCTCCAGGCCGGCGATCATGCGCAGGGTGGTGGTCTTGCCGCAGCCGGAGGCGCCGAGCAGGGCGAAGAAGGAGCCCTGCGGGACGGTCAGGTCGAGGGGCTGGACGGCGGTGAAGGAGCCGTAGGTCTTGCTGATCCCGGAGAGACGGACGTCGCCACCGGTGTCTGTGTCGTTCTTCGTGGTCACGGTGATCACGCCCCCGTCAGCTTTGCGAACTTCTCTTCGTACGACGTCTCTTCCTTCGTGCTCAGGGAGCGGAAGGAGTGGGACTTGGCCGCCATGGCGGCGTCGGGAATGATCAGCGGGTTGTTCGCCGCCGACTTGTCGATCTTCGCCAGCTCGGCCTTCACGCCGTCGACGGGACAGACGTAGTTGATGTACGCGGCGAGCTGCGCGGCCGGACGGGGCTCGTAGTAGTAGTCGATGAGCCGCTCGGCGTTGGTCTTGTGCCGTGCCTTGACGGGGACGAGCAGGTTGTCCGTGGACGTCAGGTAGCCGCTGTCCGGGATGACGAAGTCGACGTCCGGGCTGTCCGCCTTGAGCTGCACGACGTCACCGGCCCAGGCGACACAGGCCGCGAGGTCGCCCTTGGTGAGGTCGGACGTGTAGTCGTTGCCGGTGAAGCGGCGTATCTGGCCCTTGTCGACGGCCTTCTGGAGCCGGGCGATCGCCGCGTCGAAGTCGTCGTCCGTGAACTTCGCCGGGTCCTTGCCCATGTCGAGCAGGGTCATGCCCATGCTGTCGCGCATCTCCGACAGGAAGCCGATGCGCCCCTTGAGCCTGGGGTTGTCGAGCATGTCCGACAGCGACTTCACCTCCACGCCGTCCAGCGCCTTCTTGTTGTAGGCGATGACGGTGGAGATACCGGTCCAGGGATACGAGTACGCGCGTCCCGGATCCCAGTCGGGGGTGCGGAACTGCTGGGAGAGGTTGGCGTACGCGTGCGGCAGGTTGGAGGCGTCCAGCTTCTGCACCCAGCCGAAGCGGATGAGGCGGGCGGCCAGCCAGTCGGTGACGCAGATGAGGTCGCGCCCGGTGTCCTGGCCCGCCGCGAGCTGCGGTTTGATCTTCCCGAAGAACTCGACGTTGTCGTTGATGTCCTCGGTGTACTTGACGCTGATGCCGGTGCGTTCGGTGAACGCGTCGAGCGTGGGGTGCCGTTTCTCGCTGTCGTCGACGTCCATGTACTCGGTCCAGTTGGAGAAGCTGATCCGCTTCTCCTTGGCCGAGTGGTCCTCGGACGAGACGCCCGCGGTGTTCTTCGCCGCGGGGATGCCGCAGGCGCTCAGCGTCCCGAGCCCGCCCAGGGCGAGCGCGCCGCCCGTCGAGGCGCGCAACAGCGAACGGCGGGTGAGGGAGGCCCTGCCGTTGCCGAGGCTGCGCCGCACGGCGGCCGGCCGGGCCGGGGACAGGCGGTCGGGCTCGTACTGCTCCATGCTCGTGGTGCCCTTTCGGGAGGGTTCGGCCGGTCTCGGCCGGTGGTGACTAGCGGTCCCCGAAGATCGTGCGGTGCCAGTCCTTCCTGGCCACCGCGGTGTTGTCGAACATGACGTGCTTGATCTGCGTGTACTCCTCGAACGAGTACGAGGACATGTCCTTGCCGAAGCCGGACGCCTTGGAGCCGCCGTGCGGCATCTCACTGATGATCGGGATGTGGTCGTTGACCCACACGCAGCCCGCCTTGATCTCGCGTGTGGCACGGTTCGCGCGGTACACGTCACGGCTCCACGCGGACGCGGCGAGGCCGTACGGGGTGTCGTTGGCCAGCCGGATGCCCTCGTCGTCGCTGTCGAAGGGCAGCACCACCAGAACCGGTCCGAAGATCTCGGCCTGCACGATCTCGCTGTCCTGCGCGGCGTCGGCCACGAGGGTGGGGCGGTAGTAGGCGCCGTGCCCGAGGTGGCGCGGGATCTCGCCACCGGTGACCACGCGCGCGTAGGAGCGTGCCCGGTCGACGAACCCGGCGACGCGGTCGCGCTGGGCGACCGAGATCAGCGGGCCGAGGTCGGTGTCCGGCGCGAAGGGATCGCCGAGCCGGACGGTCGCCATGAGGTCGGCCGTCCTGGAGACGAACTCTTCGTAGAGGGGCCTTTGCACGTACGCGCGCGTGGCGGCCGTGCAGTCCTGGCCGGTGTTGATGAGCGAGCCCGCGACCGCGCCGTGCACGGCGGCCTCCAGGTCCGCGTCGTCGAAGACCACGAAGGGAGCCTTGCCGCCGAGCTCCAGGTGGAGGCGTGTGACGGTGGCGGTGGCGATCTCGGCGACCCGCTTGCCGACGGCCGTGGAGCCCGTGAAGGAGGTCATGGCGACGTCGGGGTGTCCGACGAGGTGCTCGCCCGCGTCCTTGCCCGCGCCGGTGACGATGTTGACGACGCCGTCCGGGATGCCCGCCTGGGTGGCCGCCTCGGCGAACAGCAGCGAGGTCAGCGGGGTGAGCTCGGCGGGCTTCAGGACGATGGTGTTGCCCGCGGCGATCGCCGGGAGGACCTTCCAGGCGGCCATCTGGAGGGGGTAGTTCCAGGGGGCGATGGAGCCGACGACGCCGATGGGTTCACGGCGTACGTACGAGGTGTGGTCGCCGGAGTACTCGCCGGCGGACTGGCCCTGGAGGTGGCGGGCCGCGCCGGCGAAGAAGGCCGCGTTGTCGATCGTGCCCGGGACGTCGAACTCCCGGGTCAGCTTGATCGGCTTGCCGCACTGGAGGGACTCCGCCTGCGCGAACTCCTCGGCACGGTCGGCGAGCACCGCGGCGAATCGGTGCATGGCGTCGGAGCGCTCACCGGGGGTGGCCCCGGCCCAGCCGGGAAACGCCTCCCGCGCCGCCTCCACGGCCGCGTCCACGTCCACGGTGCTGGCCAGTTCGTACGTGTAGACCTCGTCGCCGGTGGCGGGGTCGACGACGGTGTGGCCGCGGCCGGACGTGCCCTTGGTCAGCCGGCCGGCGATGTACTGCGCGCCGTCCGCGAAGTGGTCCTGCGCCTGGAAGCGATGGCCCGGATTGTGCATGTCGCTCTCCTCCGCCGCACTCCCCGCAACCCGGGGGTCGGCGTAGCTCCAGCTCGATTTGAGTGCCGATCCTGACAGAGCAACGGTGCTCCAACAAGTGATTCCGTTGTTGCCTTTTGGTTACGCAACGGAATCTGTCGACCAGGTGTCGAGTCGTCCGCGAAAAGGCAGGACGGAGTGTCAGTGGTGCGTGCCACACTCGCGTGCATGGGGAAGATCGATTGTCGGGACACGCTGGTCAGCGCGGTCCGCTCGGGGGCGAGAGTCACGTACCTGCACTTCTGGGGCCATCGGCCGCGCGCGGACGGGCGGGTCGGGGCGAGCTGTCTGAGCCAGTGGTGGCCCTCTCCCTTCACGGCGGACGGGGTGGAGTACCGGACGGCCGAGCACTGGATGATGGCGCACAAGGCACGGCTGTTCGGTGACGCGGAGGCGGAGCGGCATGCGCTGGACGCGTCGAGCCCCGCGCTCGCGAAGAAGGCCGGGAGACTGGTGCGGGGGTTCGACGATGCCGTCTGGGAGCGGGAGCGCTTCGCGATCGTGGTCGAGGGCAGCGTGCGCAAGTTCGCCTCGGACATTCGGCTCGGATCGTTCCTGATGGGTACGGGCGATCGGGTACTGGTCGAGGCGAGCCCCGTGGATCGCGTGTGGGGGATCGGACTGGCCGCGGACGACGAGCGGGCCTTCGACCCCGAGCGGTGGCAGGGGCCGAACCTGCTGGGGTTCGCGCTGATGGAGGCGCGGGACCGGCTGCGGTCCTCCCCGCCTGACGGCCGGCCCGCCCGGGCCTGAGCAGGCGCGGGGAAGCGCGCGCGACCCACGACGCCCCGCCCGGCCACTGGTCGAGCCCCGCAGGGGGCGGGCCACGCTGAAGGCAGGTCACGCTGAAGGCACAAGGGAGGGCGGGGCGGAGCCCAGGCCTGCGTCCGGGTCAGCCGTTGACGGTCAGTGCCGCGCTGTACCCGTCGTCGGTCGTCTCCGAGCCTCCGCCGTCCGACTCGTCGGGCATGACGAGGAAGACCACCACGAACGCGACGGCCAGGGCCATGCCGACGGCGCCGCAGATGATGCCGGCCAGCGCCTGGCCCGGATTGGTGGCCTCCCCGCGGCGCGCCTTGCCCCGGCCGATCGCGCCGAAGATCACCGCGAGGACTCCGCAGGCGAGGGCCACCGGCCACAGACAGAAGCCGACCGCGGCGATGATGCCGAGCACGAGCCCCGCGGTGCCCAGCCCGTTGCTGGGCATCATGGGCATCCCGGGCCAGCCGTAACCAGGACCGCCGGGGCCCATTCCGTAGGCGGCGCCCTGGCTGCCGTACCCGGGGTACCCCGGGTAGCCGTATCCGTAGGGCACCTCGCCCGGCCCTCCCGGCGCGATGGGTGGCGGCGGCACCGGCGACCCCGGAGCGGGGTGGGCGTGCTGGTGCGGCTGCGGGTAGGGGCCGGCCGGGGGCGCGAACGGGTTGCCCGGAAGATCCGGGTACGGAGCGCCCGGAGGTGCGAAGGGGTTCCCCTGCGCCGGGGCGGCCGGGGGCGCGAAGGGGTCGGCGGGGGTGGCGCCCGGCGCGGGCGCGGAAGGGTTGGTCCAGGCCGGCGGACCCGCGGGGTACCCGGCACCGGGAGGCGACGGCGTCCCCGCGGCAGGGAAGGACGTGACCGTCTGCCGGTCGTGGACCGAGGGCGGGAGCGGGCCCGCGTCCGCCGGAGGAGCCCAAAGATTCGGCTCGGCAGGGGCCTTGTCCAGCGGAACCCCCGCCCCCGGACCGGCATCCTCGGGGCGGTCCCGCGGCTCCTCGCCCGGCGCACCCGGCGTCTGCGCGTCGTCGGACATGCGCGGAGTCCCCTCTGTTCTGTCGTACGTGGCGTCATGCTACGGCCCGAGCCCTGCCCGCGCGGACGGCGGCCTACGATGATCCCCGAACCACCGATCAGCCGATCACCCGCGCCGCCGCACACCGGCCCGGCGCCGTTCCTGGGGAGGAACCCTTGACCGACCACCTCGACCCGATCGCCTCCGGCACCCCGCGTGACCTGCACGCCTTCATAGCCGGACTGCCCAAGGCCGAACTCCACGTGCACCACGTCGGCTCAGCCTCCCCCCGGATCGTCTCCGAGCTGGCCGCCCGCCACCCCGACTCCAAGGTGCCGACGGACCCCGAGGCGCTGGCCGACTACTTCACGTTCACGGACTTCGCCCACTTCATCGACGTGTACCTGTCCGTCGTCGACCTCATCCGCACCCCCGAGGACGTACGCCTCCTGACGTACGAGGTCGCCCGCGACATGGCCCGGCAGCAGATCCGCTACGCCGAGCTGACGATCACGCCGTTCTCGTCGACCCGGCGCGGCATCGACGAGGGCGCCTTCATGGACGCGATCGAGGACGCCCGCACGGCCGCCGAGGCCGACTTCGGGACCGTCCTGCGGTGGTGCTTCGACATCCCCGGTGAAGCGGGACTGGAATCCGCCGAGGAGACCGTCCGGCTCGCCACCACCGACAAGATCCGCCCCGAGGGCCTGGTCGCGTTCGGGCTCGGCGGGCCCGAGGCCGGCGTGCCCCGGCCGCAGTTCAAGCCGTACTTCGACCGTGCGATCGCGGCCGGCCTGCACTCCGTGCCGCACGCGGGCGAGACGACAGGGCCGGAGACCGTCTGGGACGCGCTGACGGACCTGCGTGCCGAGCGCATCGGTCACGGTACGAGCTCCGCCCGGGACCCCAGGCTGCTCGCGCACCTCGCCGAGCACCGGATTCCTCTGGAGGTCTGCCCCACCTCCAACATCGCCACCCGCGCGGTCCGCACCCTCGACGAGCACCCCATCAAGGAGTTCGTGCGGGCCGGCGTCGTCGTCACCGTCAACTCCGACGACCCGCCGATGTTCGGCACGGACCTCAACAACGAGTACGCGGTGGCCGCCCGCCTCCTCGACCTCGACGAGCGGGGTCTCGCGGCGCTCGCCAGGAACGCCGTCGAGGCCTCCTTCCTGGACGGCCCCGGCAAGGCGGCCCTCACCGCGGAGATCGACACGTACACCGCTGGCTGGCTCGCACCCTGAACCAGCCACAATGGGCCGATGCGTACCGTGACTGCCGTGGCCCATCGCGGCGACCCCTATCGCGTCCGTGAGAACACCGTCGACTCACTGCGTTCCGCGCTCCGCCAGGGCGCGGACGCGGTGGAGATCGATGTCCGGCTCACCCGCGACGGCGTGCCCGTGCTCCTGCACGACGTCTCGCTGAAGCGGCTGTGGGAGCACGACCGGCCGCTGCTGTCGCTCTCCTGCGACGAGGTGCGGGGCCTCACCTCGGACGGGGTACCCACCCTGGAGGAGGCCCTCAAGGAGACGGACGACGACCGGTTGATGGTCGACGTGCCGGGTCCGGTGGACGCGCGTGCCGTCCGCCGGATCGTCGGCGTCATCCATGACCTCGGCGCCGAGGAGCGCGTGTACTACTGCGCGGGCGCCCGCACCATGCTCGCGGTCCGTGCGGCCGACCCCGCCGCGGAGATCGCCCTCACCTGGACGAGCCTCGCGCCCCCGCGGCCCGCGCTGCTCGACGCGGTGCGCCCGCGCTGGCTCAACTACCGGTTCGGGCTGGTCGACCGGGACCTCGTCGCCCGCGTCCACCGGGACGGCTACCTGATGTCGGTGTGGACGCCCGACACCCGGCGGTCCATGCGGCGCCTCCTCGACGCGGGAGTCGACTCGATCACGACGAACCGCATCGACACCCTGTGCGCCCTGCGCAGGGACTGAGGTTCAGCCGCGTTCGCCGGTCACCCGGGACCTCTGCCGAACCGTCGCCGGGTCGGCCGGCGTCTCGCGGGTGACGTACTGAGGGGTCGGTGCCGTGTCCTGTCCGGTGTCGCGGACGAGGCCGTAGCGGATGGCGCCTTGGCCGGGGCCGGTCATGACGTCCCTGGTCACGGCGTCCCGGTTCGACGGGAAGACGATCAGCCCGTAGTCGCAGCCCCGCTCGTTCTGGGTGAGGGTGACGGTGCCGTCGACGTAGAAGTACTCGTTCTGCCACATCTGCTGGGCGCCGGCCGGCAGGACGGCGTGTCCGACGGCCGGGCCGCCCATGCCGGAGGTGTAGCCGTCGGCGTCCGGGGCGAAGGTGTCGTCCATCCGGCGGCCGCCGCCCGACGCCACGTGGAACAGTTTTCCCCTGAGGCCGGTCCAGGCGGGCATGACCAGGGCGCCCGGCCGCGACTTCGGCGAGATCTGCCAGCGCACCAGGACATAGCCCCGGCCGCTGAGCGTCACACTGTCCCCGCGGTGCTGCATCACGGCCTTGGGGCCGCCGGTGCTGGTGAGTCCGGACTCGGGTCGGCGCGGCAGGTTCCCGGGCCGCGCGTTCGGGTCCGGGGCCTCGTCGACGGCGTCGACGACCGTGCCGTAGAGGTCCGTCCGCGTTCGGGCGGCCGGCGGCGACGGGGCCGGTGTCGCGGTGCGGCCGGGCACCTTCGGCCGTGCGGTGCTCGACGCCGTGCTCGGCGCCGTGGGGGGCGCGGCGGCCCGCGGCGGTGGTTCCGGCTGCGTGACGACGTAGGCGCCGCCCGCGACGAGGGTCGCCCCGGCCGTCATGGCGACGGCCGGCTTGGTCAGCGCGGCGACGGCCTTGGCGGACCAGCCGATGCCGGTGGCGGCGGTCGTGGCGGCGGCCGCCGTCTTGCCGCCGAGGGCGAGCGAGAGCGTGAGACCGACGGGGACGGGGACGAGTGCGATGCCGACGAGCAGCCTCTCCGCCGGGACGACCGCCTCGCCGGGCTCGGCGCAGTGGCGGCAGCCCCGGATGTGCCGGGCCAGCCGCTTGCGCCACACCGAGTCGGGCCGCTCGTCCCAGCGGGCGGTCAGCTCACGCAGCCCGGGGCAGGAGGAGTCGAGGGCCCGCACGATGCCGCGCGCCGCCTCCAGCCGGGCCTTCATCCGCTGGACGCGTACGGCGGCGTGCTGGCGGCTGATGCCGGCGGCCGCCGCCAGTTCGCGTCGGCTCAGTTCGCCCGCGACCTCCAGCCACCACAGCGACAGCAGCTGCCGGTCCTCCTCGTCGAGCCAGCGCACCGCTTCCGCGACCTCACGTCGTTGTCCCTCCAACTGAAGGCGCAGGACGGTGAGTTCGGCGAAGTCGGTGACTTCCTGGGCCGCGTCGTCGGCGAGCGTCTCGGAGGTGCGCCGCCTGGCGCGGTCGCGTATCTGCCGCATGGCGATGGCTACCAGCCAGGAGCGGAAGCTGTCCGGATCGCGCAGTGTGCCGAGGTTGCCGACGGCGCGCAGCATGGTCTCCTGCACCACGTCGTCGACGTCGGCGTGGCCGTTCAGCGCGCGGCCGACGATGTTGTAGACCAGCGGAAGCCAGCCCTCGACGAGTTCGTCGAGCGCGCGCCGGTCACCGGCCTGCGCTGCCGCGATCGTCGTACGCCACTGCCGGCCGTCCACGTACGTCCCTTCCCTGCCGAGGTCGCCCGCCGGGGCCGCCGAAGGTCACTTGCTGTAGAGGAGCGTCCCGAAGCCCAGCTGGTCGAAGCCGCCGCTGTTGGGCCCGTAGTCCCCACCGCCGCCTTCGGCACGTACTTTCTCAGCCATGGCCGAGATATGGGGGACCGAGAGCCGGCGGCGCCGCGCGTAGTGGTTGTGCAAAAGCTCCCAGACCGGCCTGATCTGCCCGCGCCCTATGTCGGAGATCACGGTCTGCTGCTGGTGGGCGCCCCTGGTGCCGTTGCGCCAGGAGTACCTGGTGAAGGGGACGTCGCCGCCGAGGTTGTACCGGGCGACGTACTCGGCGCCCTTCATCAGCCGGTTGCCGTCGTATCCGTAGAGGTCGACGCCCTGGTTCCACGCCATCTCGCAGATCGCGCCGATCAGTCCCATGCCCATCACGGTGTGGCCCTGGTCGCGCCCCGACTCCTGCCACTGGGCCAGGCCCTCGTCCTCGTAGACGAAGGGGGTGGCGTTCTTGATCGAGCCGTTGCCCGGGCCCGTCCTGAAGTACGTCACGGCACGGTCGAACAGGGCGGTGTCGTCGCACAGGATGCCGATCGCCATGATCGAGGCGACGTTGCAGAGGTCCCAGTTCGCCCAGTAGTTGGTGATGACGGCGCCGTTGTGGCGCTTCAGGAAGTCCTCGTTGAGCGGGTGGAAGACCGTGCGCATCATCTTCTGGAAGCGGGCCAGGTCGAAGCCCGGGTGGTCGCGGACGAGTTCGGCGGCGTTGGCGAACTGGTAGCCGTAGATGCCCGACGCCAGGAACCGGTCGGAGTTGCCGGTGACCGCGGTGAGCTCGGCCGACCAGGCGTTCAGGATCGCGACGGCGGCCCCGGCGTTGTCCCGCGTGCCGGCGATCTTCCAG of the Streptomyces aurantiacus genome contains:
- a CDS encoding gamma-aminobutyraldehyde dehydrogenase codes for the protein MHNPGHRFQAQDHFADGAQYIAGRLTKGTSGRGHTVVDPATGDEVYTYELASTVDVDAAVEAAREAFPGWAGATPGERSDAMHRFAAVLADRAEEFAQAESLQCGKPIKLTREFDVPGTIDNAAFFAGAARHLQGQSAGEYSGDHTSYVRREPIGVVGSIAPWNYPLQMAAWKVLPAIAAGNTIVLKPAELTPLTSLLFAEAATQAGIPDGVVNIVTGAGKDAGEHLVGHPDVAMTSFTGSTAVGKRVAEIATATVTRLHLELGGKAPFVVFDDADLEAAVHGAVAGSLINTGQDCTAATRAYVQRPLYEEFVSRTADLMATVRLGDPFAPDTDLGPLISVAQRDRVAGFVDRARSYARVVTGGEIPRHLGHGAYYRPTLVADAAQDSEIVQAEIFGPVLVVLPFDSDDEGIRLANDTPYGLAASAWSRDVYRANRATREIKAGCVWVNDHIPIISEMPHGGSKASGFGKDMSSYSFEEYTQIKHVMFDNTAVARKDWHRTIFGDR
- a CDS encoding ABC transporter permease: MALLRWLKSRLVVIAGLLTLGYLLLPNIVVTVFSFNNPKGRFNYEWQQFSTDAWTDPCGVADLCGSLSLSLQIAGWATLGATVLGTMIAFALVRYRFRARGAVNSLIFLPMAMPEVVMAASLLTLFLNLGAQLGFWTILIAHIMFCLSFVVTAVKARVMSMDPRLEQAAQDLYAGPVQTFVRVTLPIAAPGIAAGALLAFALSFDDFIITNFNAGSTVTFPMFVWGSAQRGTPVQINVIGTAMFIVAVLFVLAGMVIGNRRNRQKA
- a CDS encoding polyamine ABC transporter substrate-binding protein, whose amino-acid sequence is MEQYEPDRLSPARPAAVRRSLGNGRASLTRRSLLRASTGGALALGGLGTLSACGIPAAKNTAGVSSEDHSAKEKRISFSNWTEYMDVDDSEKRHPTLDAFTERTGISVKYTEDINDNVEFFGKIKPQLAAGQDTGRDLICVTDWLAARLIRFGWVQKLDASNLPHAYANLSQQFRTPDWDPGRAYSYPWTGISTVIAYNKKALDGVEVKSLSDMLDNPRLKGRIGFLSEMRDSMGMTLLDMGKDPAKFTDDDFDAAIARLQKAVDKGQIRRFTGNDYTSDLTKGDLAACVAWAGDVVQLKADSPDVDFVIPDSGYLTSTDNLLVPVKARHKTNAERLIDYYYEPRPAAQLAAYINYVCPVDGVKAELAKIDKSAANNPLIIPDAAMAAKSHSFRSLSTKEETSYEEKFAKLTGA
- a CDS encoding ABC transporter ATP-binding protein, whose translation is MITVTTKNDTDTGGDVRLSGISKTYGSFTAVQPLDLTVPQGSFFALLGASGCGKTTTLRMIAGLEEPSSGSVSLGDQDVTNLPPYKRPVNTVFQSYALFPHLDIFENVAFGLRRRGIKSVKKQVGDMLDLVQLGEQARKKPHQLSGGQQQRVAVARALINTPKVLLLDEPLGALDLKLRRQMQLELKRIQTEVGITFVHVTHDQEEAMTMADTVAVMNAGRVEQLGSPADLYENPHTTFVANFLGTSNLIEAEVDSRSGDEIVLKAGGGKLVLPAARCSAPTTTGGKVLVGVRPEKISLTHADAAGEIPAGRNRITGTIADSSFIGVSTQYVIDSPVCPEFEVYAQNIDRDARLVPGAEVVLHWNPAHTFGLDAAQDIDAGIETVEEEAA
- a CDS encoding NAD(P)/FAD-dependent oxidoreductase, coding for MAPSAMSRDKNWAKSLSDAQPVSYWLDDPGRPRPEPALTTAETCDLLVVGGGYSGLWTALLAKERDPGREVVLVEGREAGWAASGRNGGFCAASVTHGLANGLTRWPDEIHRLEELGARNLDAIEAAVARYSLDCDFERTGEIDVATEPYQAAELREWHEELKGRGLADGVEYLDAEAVREQVDSPTFLAGLHDRRGVALLNPAKLVWGLKRACVELGVRVYENTPALGLKPYGAGMAVRTPYGSVRARRVALGTNIFPNLVRRVRPYTVPVYDYALMTEPLTAGQLASIGWKNRQGLGDSANQFHYFRLSADNRILWGGYDAVYPYGGRVRAEYDDRPETYAKLAGHFFTCFPQLEGVRFSHAWGGAIDTCSRFSAFFGTAHRGRVAYAAGYTGLGVGATRFGADVMLDLLSGERTERTSLEMVRRKPVPFPPEPFAWTGIALTKWSLARADAHGGRRNLWLRTMDRMGLGFDS
- a CDS encoding ABC transporter permease; its protein translation is MTTVTDAPPLAPAPAPKERPPRRRGRLTPYWLLLPGLLWLVVFFALPMVYQASTSVQTGSLEEGYKVTWHFATYWDAVADYWPQFLRSIAYAGTATILCLLLGYPLAYLIAFRAGRWRNLILILVIAPFFTSFLIRTLAWKTILADGGPVVGALNSLHVLDVTSWLGVTAGDRVLATPLAVVCGLTYNFLPFMILPLYTSLERIDGRLHEAAGDLYAKPFTTFRKVTFPLSMPGVVSGTLLTFIPASGDYVNADLLGSTDTRMVGNVIQTQFLRILDYPTAAALSFILMAGILAIVTLYIRKSGTEDLV